In one Cloacibacillus porcorum genomic region, the following are encoded:
- a CDS encoding ABC transporter permease, producing MPSAGTKKFGMAEFIFLLSVLILVVIVALPVVLIFWTSFIVDGHLNMKAVMDTIMQEETFQALKMSIMIAACVTVTCTFVGTLFAWLVTRTDLPFKETMKVLFTVPFMLPAFIGALAWKMLLSPRAGYINQLWMAITGTRHALFNIYGFWGIVIIETMYLFPFVFIQVSGALERMDPTLEESARISGAGLFTITRKITIPLIMPAVVAGALLVCLYSLSHFGTPAILGTEVGIYTIPTMIYELIHQSAGSFTAIRAATVLSVVLVLSAAVILYAQNKVIKSGRFQIIAGKSVRPTVLKLRGLRTPLFIFCCVYLLITVVMPTVTIFLVGFLNTYGLPLALENMSWENYRYVLFEWKLTKDAIWNSAYLSLSAAFVTMIAGGIISYVLVKLKVRGKWFLEFLGMLPFSLPGTVIALGVILTWSGRFGINLYNTAWIIFVAYIARYMAFSLKSNSAALEQVHDSLVEASRASGATPWQSLRDIVIPLIRPGMVAAFFLIFLPALRELTTSVLLYGPTTRTIGVAIYTLNEDGETVYACALAGIALLLIVGGEILIKRFFEKKRRADNGGA from the coding sequence ATGCCTAGCGCCGGAACAAAAAAGTTCGGAATGGCGGAATTTATATTTCTCCTCTCCGTCCTGATACTTGTCGTTATCGTGGCCCTTCCGGTCGTCCTCATCTTCTGGACGTCATTCATCGTTGACGGACATCTCAACATGAAGGCCGTCATGGACACCATCATGCAGGAGGAGACCTTCCAGGCTCTCAAAATGTCGATCATGATCGCCGCCTGCGTCACCGTCACCTGTACATTCGTGGGCACGCTCTTTGCCTGGCTCGTGACGAGAACGGATCTTCCCTTCAAAGAGACGATGAAGGTCCTCTTTACCGTTCCTTTCATGCTGCCGGCCTTCATCGGAGCGCTGGCCTGGAAGATGCTCCTTTCGCCGCGCGCGGGATATATAAACCAGCTGTGGATGGCGATAACGGGGACGCGCCACGCGCTCTTTAACATTTATGGATTCTGGGGGATCGTCATTATTGAGACGATGTACCTCTTCCCCTTCGTTTTCATCCAGGTGAGCGGCGCGCTTGAGCGTATGGACCCGACCCTTGAGGAATCGGCGCGCATCTCCGGCGCTGGGCTCTTTACGATCACGCGCAAGATCACGATACCGCTGATCATGCCCGCCGTCGTCGCGGGAGCGCTGCTGGTCTGCCTCTACTCGCTCTCGCACTTCGGAACGCCCGCCATACTCGGCACCGAGGTCGGTATCTACACGATCCCGACGATGATCTACGAGCTCATCCACCAGAGCGCGGGCAGCTTTACCGCCATTCGCGCCGCGACGGTGCTCTCGGTCGTTCTCGTTCTCTCCGCCGCTGTGATACTCTACGCGCAGAACAAGGTCATCAAGTCGGGGCGCTTCCAGATAATCGCGGGCAAGAGCGTGCGCCCCACAGTGCTGAAACTCCGCGGCCTCCGTACGCCGCTCTTCATCTTCTGCTGCGTCTACCTGCTCATTACGGTTGTGATGCCGACGGTGACGATCTTCCTCGTCGGTTTCCTTAACACCTACGGCCTGCCGCTGGCGCTGGAGAATATGTCGTGGGAAAACTACCGCTACGTCCTATTTGAGTGGAAGCTTACGAAGGACGCGATCTGGAACTCCGCCTACCTCTCGCTTTCGGCGGCCTTTGTAACGATGATCGCGGGCGGCATCATCTCTTACGTCCTCGTCAAGCTGAAGGTGCGCGGCAAATGGTTCCTCGAATTCCTCGGTATGCTGCCCTTCTCGCTTCCCGGTACGGTCATCGCCCTTGGCGTCATCCTCACCTGGAGCGGGCGTTTCGGCATCAACCTCTATAACACCGCGTGGATAATCTTTGTCGCCTACATCGCGCGCTACATGGCCTTCTCGCTAAAGTCCAACAGCGCCGCACTGGAACAGGTGCACGACTCACTGGTTGAGGCGAGCCGCGCGAGCGGCGCCACCCCGTGGCAGTCGCTGCGTGATATCGTCATCCCGCTCATTCGCCCCGGCATGGTCGCGGCCTTCTTCCTCATCTTCCTCCCCGCGCTCCGCGAGCTGACGACCTCCGTCCTGCTCTACGGACCGACGACGAGGACGATAGGCGTCGCTATCTACACACTTAACGAAGACGGAGAAACGGTCTACGCCTGCGCGCTCGCCGGCATCGCGCTGCTTCTCATCGTTGGCGGCGAAATACTCATCAAGCGCTTCTTTGAAAAGAAACGCCGCGCCGATAACGGAGGTGCTTAA
- a CDS encoding ABC transporter ATP-binding protein, with amino-acid sequence MAEVKIEHVRKAYGQKVVYKDLNLTINDGECFTLLGPSGCGKTVMLRMIAGFESPDAGTIKIGGVMQSSPADKIMVPPDERSLGVVFQDYAVWPHMTVKENVIYPLKMQKVEKGEAERRTQEAIKNVNLTGLEDRLPSQLSGGQQQRVALARALVAEPKIMLLDEPLTNLDANLREEMRFEIRALQKRTGVTVLYVTHDQEIALAISDRLAVLDQHGNICQIGTPVDVFENPVNAFVFRFMGISNMIPVEVRGGKLYAKGTDELLSEEVKGEVPENPVLGCRPSDIDLLREPQPGVPTAVVKRVNLLGPIVDQRLEFAGMELRSQIDTHKAVDGNLIFNEGDRVGIRLANQLLFDSRTMEGVIEDA; translated from the coding sequence TTGGCAGAGGTAAAAATCGAACATGTACGCAAAGCCTACGGGCAGAAGGTCGTCTACAAAGATTTGAATCTGACGATAAACGACGGCGAGTGCTTTACGCTGCTCGGCCCCTCCGGCTGTGGTAAGACAGTCATGCTCCGCATGATCGCCGGTTTTGAGTCGCCCGACGCGGGAACGATAAAGATCGGCGGCGTCATGCAGTCCTCGCCGGCGGATAAGATAATGGTTCCGCCCGACGAGCGCTCGCTTGGCGTCGTCTTCCAGGATTACGCCGTTTGGCCCCACATGACGGTCAAAGAAAATGTCATTTATCCGCTCAAGATGCAGAAGGTGGAGAAGGGAGAGGCAGAGAGGAGGACGCAGGAGGCCATCAAGAACGTCAACCTCACGGGGCTGGAGGACAGGCTGCCCTCGCAGCTCTCCGGCGGACAGCAGCAGCGCGTCGCTCTCGCAAGGGCGCTTGTCGCCGAGCCGAAGATCATGCTTCTTGACGAACCGCTCACGAACCTTGACGCGAACCTGCGCGAGGAGATGCGCTTCGAGATCAGGGCCCTGCAGAAGAGGACGGGCGTCACCGTGCTCTACGTCACCCACGACCAGGAGATCGCGCTCGCCATCTCTGACCGCCTCGCGGTGCTCGACCAGCATGGCAACATCTGCCAGATCGGCACGCCGGTGGACGTCTTTGAAAACCCCGTCAACGCCTTTGTCTTCCGTTTCATGGGCATATCGAACATGATTCCCGTCGAAGTGCGCGGCGGCAAACTATACGCGAAAGGGACGGACGAACTTCTCTCCGAAGAGGTGAAGGGCGAGGTTCCGGAGAATCCCGTTCTAGGCTGCCGCCCCTCGGATATCGACCTCTTACGTGAACCGCAGCCGGGAGTGCCTACCGCAGTCGTGAAACGCGTCAACCTGCTCGGTCCCATCGTCGACCAGCGCCTTGAATTCGCTGGCATGGAGCTCCGCTCCCAGATCGATACCCATAAGGCGGTCGACGGCAATCTAATCTTCAACGAGGGCGACCGCGTCGGCATCAGGCTAGCTAACCAGCTGCTCTTTGATTCAAGAACTATGGAAGGAGTGATAGAGGATGCCTAG
- a CDS encoding ABC transporter substrate-binding protein, producing the protein MKKFFAAALLVSMIFVSSAAMAGEKLTVYTSMKDSLIGALKDEFLKKNPDIEFDAYVAGAGKLMAKIAAERESGKLVVDVLWHSEVPDFYQLKKEGVLQPYKSPNLKYVESPVKEPEGYFTPVRNGTLGIVYNTRFIKTAPKNWKDVLGKDYQDAFGVADPALSGTAYGSVAALVKLYGWKYFEDVQKNGGILGKGSGQVIDDTAMGDLVACIGVDYITMAKIKKGATLAMAYPKETIVLPSPVAIIKGTKNLSAAQKFIDFLLSKEGQQIIANNYTLPVRNDVVMPKDSPLPKPHEAVVNAIKLDFQNMSSEKEGTIKKFKETMRPGK; encoded by the coding sequence GTGAAAAAATTTTTTGCGGCAGCACTTCTGGTCTCTATGATTTTTGTTTCAAGCGCGGCAATGGCTGGAGAAAAGCTCACCGTCTACACGTCGATGAAGGACTCCCTCATCGGAGCTTTGAAGGATGAATTCCTTAAAAAGAACCCCGATATAGAGTTCGACGCCTATGTCGCGGGCGCCGGCAAGCTGATGGCCAAGATCGCCGCCGAGCGAGAATCAGGCAAGCTCGTCGTCGACGTCCTCTGGCACAGCGAAGTCCCCGACTTCTACCAGCTCAAGAAGGAGGGTGTGCTTCAGCCCTATAAGTCGCCCAACCTCAAGTATGTCGAAAGCCCCGTCAAAGAACCAGAAGGATATTTCACCCCCGTCCGCAACGGAACACTCGGCATAGTCTATAACACACGTTTCATCAAAACGGCTCCCAAAAACTGGAAAGACGTCCTTGGCAAGGATTATCAGGATGCCTTCGGCGTAGCCGACCCAGCCCTTTCCGGCACCGCCTACGGAAGCGTAGCGGCGCTCGTGAAGCTCTATGGCTGGAAGTATTTTGAAGATGTCCAGAAGAACGGCGGCATCCTCGGCAAGGGCTCGGGTCAGGTCATCGACGACACGGCGATGGGCGACCTCGTGGCCTGCATTGGCGTCGACTATATTACGATGGCGAAGATAAAGAAGGGCGCGACGCTCGCGATGGCCTATCCGAAAGAGACGATCGTGCTTCCGAGCCCCGTAGCGATCATCAAGGGTACGAAAAACCTCTCCGCGGCGCAGAAATTCATCGACTTCCTCCTCTCGAAGGAAGGCCAGCAGATCATTGCCAACAACTACACGCTGCCCGTCAGGAACGACGTCGTAATGCCCAAGGACAGCCCCCTTCCGAAGCCGCATGAAGCGGTCGTCAACGCGATCAAGCTTGACTTCCAGAACATGAGCTCCGAGAAGGAAGGCACGATAAAGAAGTTCAAAGAAACAATGCGCCCCGGCAAGTAA
- a CDS encoding bifunctional 5,10-methylenetetrahydrofolate dehydrogenase/5,10-methenyltetrahydrofolate cyclohydrolase: protein MTDILKGKPVVDSLNLHLKSRSEELRALGAEPTLAIIRVGENNDDITYERSAVKCCEAAGVGVKKFHFEESVTQEKIIGLVHSINADISVHGVLILRPLPAHIDDRAVCRALAPEKDIDGITEYSMAGLYSDKKIGFAPCTAEACIDMLDHYNIQIEGRRAVVVGRSFVVGKPVAMMLLRRNATVTTCHTRTTELAKICREADILVVAIGKAKLLGADYLSPKQVIVDIGINLDEEGNLCGDVDYGAAEGRVKAITPVPGGIGRVTTAVLAKHVVEACQLSLDKLKNKR, encoded by the coding sequence ATGACAGATATTCTAAAGGGAAAGCCTGTTGTGGACTCTCTGAACCTTCATTTGAAAAGCAGGAGCGAAGAGCTGCGCGCGCTGGGCGCGGAGCCGACGCTCGCGATAATCAGGGTGGGAGAGAACAATGACGACATCACCTACGAGCGCAGCGCCGTCAAGTGCTGCGAGGCGGCGGGGGTCGGCGTAAAGAAATTTCATTTTGAAGAGTCGGTCACACAGGAGAAGATCATAGGGCTGGTTCATTCGATAAACGCCGATATCTCCGTTCACGGCGTGTTGATCCTGCGCCCGCTGCCCGCGCACATAGACGACCGCGCCGTCTGCCGCGCCCTCGCGCCCGAGAAGGACATCGACGGCATCACGGAATATTCGATGGCCGGGCTCTACTCCGATAAAAAGATCGGCTTTGCCCCCTGTACGGCGGAGGCCTGCATCGACATGCTCGACCACTATAACATCCAGATCGAGGGCAGGCGCGCCGTCGTCGTCGGTCGCAGCTTCGTCGTCGGCAAGCCGGTCGCGATGATGCTGCTGCGGCGCAACGCGACGGTCACTACCTGTCACACGCGGACGACAGAGCTTGCGAAGATCTGCCGCGAGGCAGACATCCTCGTCGTCGCCATCGGAAAGGCGAAGCTGCTCGGCGCGGATTACCTCTCGCCGAAACAGGTGATTGTGGACATCGGGATCAACCTTGACGAAGAGGGAAACCTCTGCGGCGATGTGGACTACGGCGCCGCGGAGGGCCGTGTGAAGGCGATCACCCCGGTGCCGGGAGGGATCGGCCGCGTCACCACGGCGGTGCTGGCGAAGCATGTCGTCGAAGCCTGCCAGCTGAGCCTGGACAAACTTAAAAATAAACGGTAA
- a CDS encoding SulP family inorganic anion transporter has product MFDNYVQILRNEFRGYNADRLAKDFSAGMTVAAVALPLALAFGVGSGADAAAGLITAIIGGMVMSLFSGASFQISGPTGAMSAVLAIVVARYGIDGLFAVSFMAGLILLLLGIFKLGKFISLIPAPVITGFTSGIAVIIALGQIDNMFGTVSRGETALERLVSYYTLGFEINYAALLIAFIVIGVMVFWPKKLAEKLPSSLAAIAIAAIISAVCGFDVPTVGAIPRSLVSDARLSFSGIDFFRLPAMISPAITIAALGMIESLLCGASGQQITGGKFDANQELISQGIGNMIIPLLGGVPATAAIARTSVAIKSGCQTRLTGIFHGVGLLASMFFLSPVMSALPLSALSGVLMVTAWRMNEWHAIRRIFSSGFKSAVMQFLITMVCTVVFDLTVAIVIGIEFAMIVFILKAAEINIYFSKVLNSKLHGRDEDVEAMHGVAYIAYVTGVVFFSNDDKLVKSFRELPHCDKVIISLRGVPLIDFVGASTLIGIIRERQLAGTSVIVCGVHPKVMETLKRCNIHDVLPGENFRVSVDTALFGED; this is encoded by the coding sequence ATGTTTGATAATTACGTTCAGATACTTCGGAATGAGTTTCGTGGCTACAACGCCGACAGATTAGCCAAAGACTTCAGTGCGGGAATGACGGTCGCCGCCGTCGCGCTGCCGCTGGCGCTGGCCTTTGGCGTGGGGAGCGGCGCGGATGCCGCGGCGGGGCTCATCACCGCGATAATCGGTGGGATGGTGATGAGCCTCTTTTCCGGAGCCTCCTTCCAGATATCCGGTCCTACTGGTGCGATGTCGGCGGTGCTTGCCATCGTCGTCGCGCGCTATGGCATAGACGGTCTTTTTGCCGTCAGCTTTATGGCCGGCCTCATCCTTTTGCTGCTTGGCATCTTTAAGCTGGGAAAATTCATCTCTCTGATCCCTGCGCCTGTAATCACTGGATTTACATCCGGAATCGCCGTGATAATTGCGCTGGGGCAGATAGATAACATGTTCGGCACAGTGTCGAGGGGTGAGACGGCGCTGGAGCGCCTTGTCTCCTACTACACGCTTGGTTTCGAGATAAATTACGCCGCGCTCCTCATAGCGTTTATCGTCATTGGGGTGATGGTCTTCTGGCCCAAAAAGCTTGCGGAAAAGCTCCCCTCCTCGCTTGCCGCCATTGCGATAGCTGCGATTATCAGCGCAGTGTGTGGTTTCGATGTTCCCACCGTCGGGGCCATTCCGCGTTCGCTTGTCTCCGACGCGCGTCTGTCATTTTCGGGCATAGATTTTTTCCGGCTTCCTGCGATGATCTCTCCGGCAATTACGATTGCCGCGCTGGGGATGATCGAGAGCCTGCTGTGCGGCGCGAGCGGCCAGCAGATAACGGGCGGCAAATTTGACGCCAACCAGGAGCTCATATCGCAGGGTATCGGCAACATGATCATCCCTCTGCTGGGAGGAGTACCGGCGACGGCGGCGATCGCGCGTACCAGCGTTGCGATAAAGTCAGGCTGCCAGACGAGGCTCACGGGGATATTTCACGGGGTGGGGCTACTTGCTTCGATGTTCTTTCTCAGCCCCGTGATGTCGGCGCTGCCGCTGTCGGCGCTCTCTGGAGTACTGATGGTGACGGCCTGGCGCATGAACGAATGGCACGCGATAAGAAGGATATTCTCCAGCGGTTTCAAGAGCGCGGTCATGCAGTTTCTTATCACGATGGTATGTACGGTGGTCTTTGACCTCACGGTGGCGATCGTGATCGGGATAGAGTTCGCGATGATCGTTTTCATCCTCAAGGCGGCGGAGATAAACATATATTTCTCGAAAGTTCTCAACAGCAAACTGCACGGACGCGACGAAGATGTGGAGGCGATGCACGGAGTCGCCTATATTGCCTATGTCACCGGTGTCGTCTTTTTCTCCAACGACGACAAGCTTGTGAAGAGTTTTCGTGAGCTGCCGCACTGCGACAAGGTGATAATATCGCTGCGCGGCGTGCCGCTGATAGACTTTGTCGGTGCGTCGACGCTGATCGGCATCATCAGGGAACGGCAGCTTGCCGGGACCTCTGTGATTGTCTGCGGAGTCCATCCGAAGGTGATGGAGACGCTGAAACGCTGTAATATCCATGATGTGCTGCCTGGCGAGAATTTTCGCGTCAGTGTGGATACGGCGCTATTTGGCGAAGATTAG
- a CDS encoding 4Fe-4S binding protein produces MAHNHTHGSPYSRLAERLNRFPQGAPESKLLFDILKILMTEREAGLMAQLPIKPFSAHQAAEIWKLSDCEAQKALDELARRAIIVDIEQDGRQVYAVPPPMAGFFEFSLMRVRDDIDQKTLSELFYQYITVEEDFMRDLVCGGDIQMGRIFPQEPQIPDEYALHVLDYERATNVIDTASHIGISMCYCRHKALHAGTVCDAPMDICMTFNTTAATLIKHGHARQVEAAECRDLLAQAYDHNLVQFGENVRRRVNFICNCCSCCCEALLAIKRFGVAQTICSNYISRIEESKCVGCGKCEKICPVNAIEMTEDKNAACSSSEGAARENGVKRARVIPERCIGCGVCIKHCPTKALQLEPRPNRMITPLDTTHKVVAMATERGKLQELIFDNKVLFSHRLLGGVLGAILKLPGLQRSFAQAQLKSRYLETLISRAAGEEPPSDR; encoded by the coding sequence ATGGCACATAACCACACTCATGGGTCGCCCTACTCCCGCCTCGCGGAGAGGCTCAACCGATTCCCGCAGGGCGCGCCGGAATCGAAGCTGCTTTTTGATATATTGAAAATTCTGATGACGGAGAGGGAGGCGGGGCTGATGGCCCAGCTTCCGATAAAGCCCTTCAGCGCCCATCAGGCGGCGGAGATATGGAAACTTTCGGACTGCGAGGCGCAGAAAGCGCTTGACGAACTGGCCCGCCGCGCCATCATCGTCGACATCGAACAGGACGGCAGGCAGGTCTACGCCGTGCCGCCGCCGATGGCCGGATTCTTTGAGTTCTCTCTGATGCGCGTGCGCGATGATATCGACCAGAAGACCCTCAGCGAACTTTTTTACCAATACATCACCGTCGAGGAGGACTTCATGCGCGACCTCGTCTGCGGCGGCGACATCCAGATGGGGCGTATCTTCCCGCAGGAGCCGCAGATACCCGACGAGTACGCGCTGCACGTGCTCGATTACGAACGCGCGACAAATGTCATCGACACCGCCTCGCACATCGGCATCAGCATGTGCTACTGCCGCCATAAGGCGCTGCACGCCGGCACGGTCTGCGACGCGCCGATGGACATTTGCATGACCTTCAACACCACGGCGGCGACGCTGATCAAGCACGGCCACGCGCGCCAGGTGGAGGCCGCGGAGTGCCGCGACCTGCTCGCGCAGGCCTACGACCACAACCTCGTGCAGTTCGGGGAGAATGTGCGCCGCCGTGTCAACTTCATCTGCAACTGCTGCTCCTGCTGCTGCGAGGCGCTGCTCGCGATCAAGCGTTTCGGCGTCGCGCAGACGATCTGCTCGAATTACATCTCCAGAATCGAAGAGTCCAAATGCGTCGGCTGCGGCAAATGTGAAAAAATATGCCCCGTCAACGCCATTGAGATGACGGAGGATAAAAACGCCGCCTGTTCGTCCTCCGAGGGGGCGGCGCGCGAAAACGGCGTGAAAAGGGCGCGCGTCATCCCCGAACGCTGTATCGGCTGCGGCGTCTGCATCAAGCACTGCCCGACGAAGGCGCTACAGCTCGAACCGCGTCCCAACCGCATGATAACGCCGCTCGACACGACCCACAAAGTCGTCGCGATGGCGACGGAACGCGGCAAGCTGCAGGAGCTGATCTTCGACAACAAGGTCCTTTTCAGCCACCGTCTGCTCGGCGGCGTCCTCGGCGCGATCCTCAAACTGCCCGGTCTCCAGCGCTCCTTCGCGCAGGCCCAGCTCAAGTCCAGATACCTTGAGACGCTGATCTCGCGGGCAGCTGGTGAAGAGCCCCCCTCCGACAGATAG
- a CDS encoding MerR family transcriptional regulator, with protein sequence MKYRIGQISKLLGLSAEGIRMYERDGILKSHREGTGGYRYYERPDIVSLILAKDYRGYGFSVSEAESLINTDDLDFVKKSFARRGAELRKEILHKRQILTCLHEREALLKKETRRLGLVRLAERPAFYLLEYMLDDELILRPEQYETFRRWIAMTPFVFPSLRCDWTALSRGEKTFTAALGLMERDIKRLGAEELAAAGRYYPPAPCLCTVVRAVGHRSSGDDYFAHLRGYVMKKALRVAGDPVSRTILSMNRQAENIRYRQIWLPVRAAA encoded by the coding sequence ATGAAATACCGTATCGGGCAGATATCAAAGCTCCTCGGACTCTCCGCCGAGGGTATCCGCATGTACGAACGGGACGGGATCTTAAAATCCCATCGCGAGGGTACGGGCGGATACCGTTATTACGAACGGCCGGATATCGTCTCCCTGATACTGGCGAAGGACTATCGCGGATATGGGTTTTCCGTTTCGGAGGCGGAAAGCCTGATCAACACCGACGACCTTGATTTTGTGAAGAAAAGCTTTGCGAGGCGCGGGGCTGAGCTTCGCAAAGAGATCCTTCATAAGAGGCAAATACTGACATGTCTGCATGAAAGGGAGGCCTTGCTGAAAAAGGAGACGCGGCGGCTGGGGCTGGTGCGCCTGGCGGAGAGGCCGGCCTTTTACCTGCTGGAGTATATGCTGGACGACGAGCTGATACTGCGCCCAGAGCAATATGAGACCTTCCGGCGCTGGATTGCCATGACGCCATTCGTCTTTCCCTCCCTGCGCTGCGACTGGACGGCCCTGTCGCGGGGAGAAAAAACTTTCACCGCCGCTCTGGGGCTCATGGAACGGGATATAAAACGCCTCGGAGCGGAGGAGCTGGCGGCGGCGGGGCGCTATTACCCCCCGGCTCCCTGTCTCTGCACCGTGGTCCGCGCAGTCGGCCACCGCTCCTCCGGTGACGATTATTTCGCGCATCTGCGCGGCTATGTAATGAAAAAGGCGCTCCGCGTGGCAGGCGACCCGGTCTCCCGCACCATCCTCTCCATGAACAGACAGGCGGAGAATATCAGGTACAGGCAGATATGGCTGCCGGTCCGCGCCGCCGCTTGA